The DNA segment tactccacaatGATTCCCAGTGAGGTTCAGCTATTCAGGAATctataaaaagcagggacatgttaccaaattcttccaagctacacaggaagtggattggactgtgaaagaccaacccaaattgtgtttgcattttgacaaatttgtagggtagtccaatatttcagagaggaggtcaggtctcccgctcccctggtgcattcactatagctgcccaatttccctgcttcttagatagaaatatctgtgggctatacgtgcgttcttaaaccacaaggttttttgcctattagtgaatttctctgctttttaatccaggaggtaagaaatgggatcctgtgcaagcttactgagaatggattgatcatttgcatggttattgagttcagtgggatttactcccctgcaatcatgtttaggataggtgaaactgaccacaggggatggggaagaggggaagaggaagagggaggaaaggaagggcagagggggaggggagcaggaaggagggggaggggaggaggacaggtttgatcatttgcatgtttattgagttcagtgggatttactcctgtgcaatcatgaggaagaagagaggggaggagcaagggagaggagggggaaggaggggattggagggggaggggcaaaggaagaggcaggggagggcaggtttgataatttgcatgcttattgagttcaatggtatttactcccgtgcaatcatgcttaagataggtaaaactgaccatgggggagggagggggaggaggaaggaaggaggggattgaaggggaggagattggagggaaaggaagaggcaAGAGGTAGGAGAtaagaaggagaagggagggtggatcagttgcatactttttgagttcaatgggatttatttctgtgcaatcatgtttgaaaatggaaatggactgccttcaagttgatccagacttatggtgaccctatgaataggttttcatggtaaactgtattcacaggtggttttaccattgctttcctctgaggctgagaggcagtgactggcccaaggtcacccagtgagcttcatggctgtatgggcagggctgtggagtcggagtcgtggagtcggaagcaattttgggtggagtcggtagaaatgtactgattctgacttccaaataaattttgattgacaagaagcaattttgggtggagtcagagtcggacagtagaaaaatagaagagttggagtcggagtcggacagtggaaaaatagaggagtcggagtcaaaggggtactgactccacagccctgtgtctcccaggtcatagtccaacactgacctgggggaggggaaggaggggaggggatgagattggatgggttggcactgggcagaggggaagcccctttcctttccaaaaggaaaacactgtgaacagtatcattgcttttcagggtttcccccagctttttattctacagcaggcacgtgtagtctcccacccaaatttaaatcaaaggtgtccctggccacatccacaccagacctttatttcactttagacagtccaggcttctctcaaagaatgctgggaagtgtagttagtgaagggtgctaagagttgctaggagacgccctgttcccctcacaacccttcaatcagagtggctgactgttaaaccagtctggccactggagctctctcaggggaacaggagtctcctctcagcacccttcacaaactacacttcccaggattctctgacggaagccatgactgtctcacgtgaaatcaaagtctggtgtgggtgtggccctgattagccaaaccaagcagctgggagtcttacttttagaacactgacagttggttcttactgaacatgcccaacaatatcattgagttcaagccaaaatttattaaattaattaaaaatcagccaggcattttttaaactgcagaagatgaaggtcagcgattatgagaactctgagagaaaaaagtccaaaagggctctgggttattctctctctctttagactttgaactctcgactcTTTCTGTTTTGTtgatcgccatgaaaatttacagggttgttaagcaagcgtttctgagttcaggactcttaagttttgtaaggttttgttttcaaatgagcatatgggaagcatcagaatgggaagggggtattttcaatttaacattgcagaatgtgaaaaatccatgctggctctagtatacaaccactctcatggctgtataatttgtatttaaatattttaagctTGCCTCTTTAGTCATAGCCctcacaaggcagcttacacacacaaaaataaattgcatttaaaaacatcagctgCAGTAGGATGGAAAATCATAGGCAGATACACAATTGAAAGAATTCAGTAATTTTACCAAAGCCCTGAAGCCACCATGTCTCTTAGAGGAAAGATATCTAAAAAGATATGTGTTTCCAATGCCTGCTTCAAGGCCTGTATTGTAGGGATGAGTGCCATTCAGctggaagagagttccataactggggagagggagaggtgctACCTAGCTCCCAGAATCCCACTTATGTCTACCTCTACAGAGCCCAGTCCAACTCAAGGCAGTTCAGTTATCAGATAACAACCCCCCTCCCACCAAGTATAGAGCCCCTAATATGAATTAGTCCCTTCCCCACCTGGGAAGGTATCTGGCAGGCAGGCTGCTCCTCAGAAGTGGTGCTGGGATACAGATCTTGCACAATCAGGAGGAGTGTGAGCAAGTCTGCAGGTCGCAGAGAGCTTGCATTCCGGCTAGGGAAGAAGGTTACAAAAAAGGAACACATAAAAATACAGCCATCTATTAGGGAAGCCACATATAGGAAGGTGGGAATAGCCTTCTAGGGGACGAGGAAGGAGGACCAGAGACATAGGGTGGTCAGGCTAGCAATGAAGAAGAAGTGGGGAGTTTCAAAGGAGACAATGTGTGAAATGGAGAGTGCTGTGTTGGCCAGAGAGGAACTTGCATTAGGGGAGGATGAGCAGATGGCTAAGTGGAACTGGGCTTTTACCTGGAGTAAAAGGCGAGTAGCTTGGTGTGTACGAGCAGGAAGGCATGCACTACTTCTTGCCCAGCGCGCTCTGTGCTGCCATTGATGTGCTGCACAACTTGGTGTTCCAGGAATTCAATGCACTGTTCACACAGCTGCGGGTGGATCAGTCGCTCCACAGCCTGAAGAAGATTGGGTAGAGGAAGAGATCTACCAGACAAGGTCTTCCCTCACCCCTCCACCTCTCACCCCAGGGCTTAGGATCCTTTATGCAGGGCCCAGGCAGCTCCTATCATGAGGCACAGGGGAAAAGCCCCTTCCCCCAGCACCATCAGTCCAGGCAAATTCAGGAGACACATTCCCTTCCAGGCCTGAAGGTGAAGCAGTGCAGAATTCTACAACACTACCCTCCTTTCCTCTAGTGCAGGAGTGGGAATCTTTAGGCCAGGACCCAAAAGGCAGCCCTCGGGACTCTTCCCAAACCACATCCCTCCCCAGACCActccctcattggccctgctccacaccctgttcaagtacttttgcctggctgcaatgtgtccttgaacactgacaatgcctctcgcttgcctggatggagagatgttgaGGGTATGTAGAAGCCTCTGGCTtttatgtggctggaatgtaCAGCTACTTGACAAAGGTAAGAgtgacatccattgctccacccacgtttgcctctggccctgcccacgtTTAGCTTTTGGACTACTacttgcatgtggcccctgaaacgTTGCCCTTGGGGTGAAAAAGCTTCCCATCTCTGTTCCAGAGTGCAACAGACACTTGTCTTGTCTTGCTACATCCTTGACTACCCAAGAGAATGATGCATGTCTACCTTCATTCCAGTAACCCCTAAAACCACCCCACTCCACTTTACCTCTATAGCAAAGCTTTGGTCATCCTGGCGGAGCTGGTGATGAGTCTGCAGCAGGCTCTGAAACAGTCCCCAGATGTGAGCACGTTGCTCAGAATCCACTGGGCGCAGCCTACAAAACAGAAACCCACAAAATCAGTGGAATGTTGCCCAGGATTCAACAGAAGGCTGATTATCCTCTTTGCCACCTCCAAGACCCATAGAGAAATCCTCCCTCCTGCTCAGACTTAGACTGCACCCAGGGCAAAGTCAGCTATCTGTCTCGAATGGAAGAGGCCATATGATTAATCTCTCATTGGTTGTAACTCACCTGTGTAACCCCCTTTAAAGAACCCAAGAGTAGGACACAGGCGCTGTTCAGAGTGCACCAATAAGCCCCCAAACAGCTGCCACTGTGCTATGGCTATTTCATGAATTTTAGGCAAGGCAGACTATGTTGCCTCAGGCTCTTTTCATGTATATACCAAACCATATGAAAATAATCTGTACTATGCATCTACACAGCATGCAAGAATACCAGTTCTGCATAGGCAGGCTTGTGGCATGGAGTTTTCCCAAGCAGCACCTTTCCTCTTGGTAATGTGCCAAGCAAGTTAACAAAAACCCATGCAATCAGCAGTATTTTATCATAGCCACGTACATGCACCAGCTGTGCAGAAGCTGCTCTCATGTGGCTCAGTGCATTGGGGCTTTAGATTTATGAGAGCCCAAGCAGAAAGCAGGTCCCAACAGTTGTGAACAAAACATCCCATCTAGAGATGGAGGAAAACAAGATCATTACTAGGAGGAAAGAAAGTAGAAATCCACCACTTTGGCATGATAACTCACTCCCTGCGGAAGAGGTGGCTGTCAAGTGTGACTAGTCCAAAGTGAGCCTCAGCCAGTCTCCAGAGCACATAGAGCTTACGGCGCAAGTCATCCTCACTCTCGGAGCCATCGCCATTCATGGCAATGTAGAGCAACTCACCAAACTGTAGAAGCAACAAGAGGATTGCTATCAGTCATTACAAGAAAGATGAAAGACAACATGACACTAATGTAAATTTATCTTGAAACTATCAAAACCTTATTAAGTCTGCTTTGTTAAATGCTCCCCAAATCCTGATGCATTTTAAGGTGTTTGTTTTAATAAAACAGATCTGCAGAATGTAAACTATTAAGCCGCTGCCTACCTGGGACTGCAAGAACAGAGAAGTGGGGCTTGGATGACCCACACCACAGAAAGAATATGCGAGAGGGATTGCAGGGCTGCATTGCCTAACCCCACCCACCGATGCTGATGCAAgcagctgctgccgccgccatgtCCCATCTCTACATGTTGGCTGGCATATGAATGGGCTCTATTCCTTGCACAGAAGCTCTACATGCATACATCAGCACACATGTAGAGCTCCTTGACAACAGAATCAAATGGCTGGACAGTGTGGAGCCCATGGCTACTTCATGCATTTTTGGCAGCCCACatgcacactcactcactcactctcatgtgagtgtgtgtgtgtgagagagagagagacagagagagagagagagagaagggaaggtgTCATCTGAACCTTTTTAGAGTTATCAAGCAGTGGCCAGGCCACAATATATGCCTGCTGAGGTGATTCAGTTTGGTGATTCACAAATTACGCAGGCCTGTTACGAATGTTTATTTGGAGGAAAAAGTATAGGTACACCAGTCAAATAAAGAAACTAAGAAGTAGCAGGAAGAAGAAAAACACAGAGATCTGCTATAAATCCTTCAAATCTACATCCTAATCCACTACTACCTGCAATCTGGGTCCTAACTGAGGGCTGCCCCTCAACCAAACGTCCCCAGAAAACTAGCTCAGATACGTCTCAGAATGAGCTAATCCTGGTGCTTATTTATTGgacagatttatatcccactttccttcAAGATGACTTACGAACCTGTTTGAATAAAGTTGTTTACAGGCTCAGTTGGTACAAGGCTTCCCCATGTAGACCATCCATTCTAGAACAAATGGACAGTCTTCCTCAACCAATGCCTGATGTGTCattactgttattattttaaGTTGGAAACTACTTTGAGGGCCTTTTTTGGGAGACAAAAAAGTAgggtaaaaatgtttaaaattaaaataaatatcatTATTTATAAACATTAAaagactctgctggatcaggccaaaggcctctctagtctggcatcctgttctcatgccATGTGATAATCATggaaacttgcaagcaggacctgagggcaagccAGCATTCTCCCTGCATATGATTCCCACAAGCTGGTATTGACAGATATACTGCCTCAAACGGTGGAGGAAGAATATAACCATcgtgtctagtagccattgatagccttatactccatgaatttgtttaattctcttttaaagccatccaagttggaggctATCACTACCTCCTCTGGGAGCGGGTTCTATAGCTTAGCtacatgctgtgtgaagtactttcctttatctatcctgaatcttccagtattcagctccattggatgtccacattttctagtgttatgagagatggagaaaaacatctccctatccacaccatgcatagtaTTATATATTTCTATCATGTTCTCCCTTACTCGccatttttctaaactaaaaagtcccaaatgctgtgcACTTTCCTCATAAAGAAGTTGCTCTACACTCTTCaacattttgattgcccttttctgatccttttccagttctacatccTTTTTGAAGAGTGGCGACCAGAACGGTACACACTATTCTAAGTGcggttgcaccacagatttgcTTAAAAGCATTATGTTTTTGGCAGTTTGATTTTCATTCCCTTTCCTAATAAAAccaaacatggaatttgcctttttcacacctgCCATATACTAGGTTAACATCTTCATTATCCACAACCACCACAAGGTCTCAATTTAATGTCTGTAGCATTTTCAGATTAAGAAGTGCTGTACAATCCCTCTCATTCTCTTtatagcagggttggggaacctgtggccctccagatcttgttggactacagcacccatcatccctgattattgaccatactggttgaggctgatgggagctgaagtccaactcctggagggccacaccccTGCTTTGCACTTTGTCCCTGTGTGACCTCATCAAGAACCAAAATGACGCAATGACTAGAGGTCTCGACTAGGATCAGGGAGACCCATTCCTGCCTGATGACCCTCTGAGACAACCAAGTAAGAGTATAAGAAGGGATTTGAGACTTGTGCATtcatcaccctgatggatgacctttacagagAGCAGGACAAGAGGAGtgtgaccttgctcctgcttcttgattTCTCTGTGGCTTTCTAttctattgaccatggtatcctcctggactggctccgTGGAATAGGAATTGAAGGCACCATGTTACAGTGGTTCTGGTCCTATCTATGGGATCGATTCCAGGGAGTAGCACTCGGAGAGTGCTTTTTGAACCCCTGGCAGCTACACTATGAGGTGCCACAGGGCATTATTTTATCCTCAacactatttaatatctatatgaagctgctggtaGTGGTCATTAGATCTtggagcaaggtgccatcagtatactgatgacactcagctctgtttctccataacgtCTGAATAAGGAGAGGCCACATGGGCCCTGGACCACTGCTTGGActtagtggtgggatggatgaggaaAAATAAGCTGATGTTGAATCTTGGCAAGAAGGAGCACTGTAAGTGAATGCTCCCCATCTCCAAGAAATTGGTTGCACTTCTCTGAAGTAGCAGGTACACAATCTTGGGGTGCTTCTGgacccagctttgtcactggaggctcaggtaaccTTAGTGGCTAGAAGTGTCTTTCATCAGCTGCACTTGGTATGACAAccacagctgttcctggactgagACTGCTTGGTCACAGTAATTCAGGCACTggtgacctcaagactggattactgcaaagcactttatgtggggcttcccttgcacttgacctggaaactgcaattagtacagaatgtagcagccagattgctgatgcgaGTGAGACCTGTCAGCATACAACACCACTGCTCAGAGATCTGTGGTTGTctatttgttaccaggccaagttcaactcttactattggtatataaatccCTTAACaggttgggaccagtttacttgcaggactaCCTTACCTCATATGGGCCCATTTGatcactttgatctgtggaactggcactgttacaggtgccacataatactagttctgcatttgtaagaaatggatctttagtgtggcagcacctacactttggaactccctgcctattgacacgaggcaggtgccttcgctgtattcttttcagcacctgcttaaaacatttctgtttaaacAAGcccatccagacacatagatgctgatgtgttttaatgtctttaatctactgttgtttttaattacttgtttttaactgtttttatttacaattttaatgtttcttgtaaaccacttggaggCTTTTCACaaccaagcagtatatacattttgttaaataaataaataaaatcaacattcTGTCCACTACACTCCCATTGACTTTTATGCTCATCCTCTGTCTAAGATTGGCACAAGCAGGAcagcatttccccccacccctcatTAGGAGCCCTCCATCTATCTTACAGCATTATGAGAATTTACCATATGTAACACATAGAGATGTCTGCCATTTTCAGCACAGAAGCAAGTGTATGTGTCCCCTAGTTTCTCTAAGAGCGTTGTGCAGGAGATGATCATAGGGGCAAACAAAGTGTTGATGGTGTCCTCCAAAGCAGGGGGCTGCAGAGAGAAAAGAGGGACAAGGCATTTCCTCGCAAAACAGCAGTCATGGTGCCCTGCTAAGTTCTGACCCAAATATCTTCCCATTCACATGTGCATGCATCCACTTGGACTGACTAACAGCAAAATCCCTCCCAGCTACATTTATGTATTATCAGAACTTTTttcggttaaaaaaaaaagaggtgccagtagtcatgccttgataaaagtactgtgggtggcAGACAAAATGGACAGGAAAAGAAGacgtgatgtttatttatttattatttgatctatatcccggccttcctcccagcagaagcccagggcggcaatgtacCAGTACGTACCGTCATAGAAAAAGCACTCTGTACTATATTTGTTAGTTGTATAATAACCTGGGTTCTCTGGGTATTATACtaatgaaaacaattaaaacatagaaTCCATAAAATGTTATCACAATGTTCACTAATCAATTACAGAAGCAAAACCAGAACAGGAACCCTGGCCCCGATCCTATTCAGACAAGCCCCAAAGCTTTTGCAAACACATAAAACACATACTTCCAGTATACCTGTTTTATCACTCCAGGAACTTTTCTCCTTCCCCAGCACTGAA comes from the Rhineura floridana isolate rRhiFlo1 chromosome 7, rRhiFlo1.hap2, whole genome shotgun sequence genome and includes:
- the HPS1 gene encoding BLOC-3 complex member HPS1 isoform X5, translating into MKCVLITSDVAEVLFYWADPDFMAILHQRFGGHDQGGDKPPALEDTINTLFAPMIISCTTLLEKLGDTYTCFCAENGRHLYVLHMFGELLYIAMNGDGSESEDDLRRKLYVLWRLAEAHFGLVTLDSHLFRRELRPVDSEQRAHIWGLFQSLLQTHHQLRQDDQSFAIEAVERLIHPQLCEQCIEFLEHQVVQHINGSTERAGQEVVHAFLLVHTKLLAFYSSRNASSLRPADLLTLLLIVQDLYPSTTSEEQPACQIPSQSAEDEPSLQKLQSSESIPMNSPCSHGSSQEQVADDLSVPEEFYTPKASPSQESTDG